The following proteins are encoded in a genomic region of Triticum dicoccoides isolate Atlit2015 ecotype Zavitan chromosome 1B, WEW_v2.0, whole genome shotgun sequence:
- the LOC119349472 gene encoding aspartic proteinase NANA, chloroplast-like → MARCGVAVLVLILLGCVAAAAAGGGDHHHRRGSRASARLRLVPAAPGASLAERARDDRHRHAYISRRLASASPSRRRAAETSTAPGPEASAFAMPLTSGAYTGTGQYFVRFRVGTPAQPFVLVADTGSDLTWVKCRGASPPSAASPSGSPRVFRPADSKSWAPIPCSSDTCKSYVPFSLANCSAGTAPCAYDYRYKDNSSARGVVGTDAATIALSGSNGGGGTDRKAKLQEVVLGCTTSYDGQSFQASDGVLSLGNSNISFASRAAARFGGRFSYCLVDHLAPRNTSSYLTFGPDASNGAAQSPSRTPLLLDAQVAPFYAVTVDAVSVAGEALDIPADVWDVKKSGGAILDSGTSLTILATPAYKAVVAALSKQLAGVPRVTMDPFEYCYNWTATSTPPAVPRLEVRFAGSARLQPPTKSYVIDAAPGVKCIGLQEGIWPGVSVIGNILQQEHLWEFDLANRWLRFKESRCAQ, encoded by the exons ATGGCGCGTTGTGGGGTCGCCGTTCTCGTTCTGATCCTGCTGGGCTGTGTCGCTGCGGCGGCTGCTGGCGGTGGGGATCACCACCACCGGCGGGGCAGCAGGGCGTCGGCGCGGCTGCGGCTCGTGCCCGCCGCTCCGGGCGCGTCACTGGCAGAGCGCGCGCGGGACGACCGGCACCGGCACGCCTACATCTCTCGGAGGCTGGCGTCGGCGTCGCCAAGCCGGCGGCGCGCGGCCGAGACGTCGACGGCCCCGGGCCCGGAGGCGTCGGCGTTCGCGATGCCCCTGACGTCGGGCGCGTACACGGGCACGGGGCAGTACTTCGTGCGGTTCCGCGTGGGCACCCCCGCGCAGCCCTTCGTGCTCGTCGCCGACACCGGCAGCGACCTCACCTGGGTCAAGTGCCGCGGCGCGTCCCCGCCGTCGGCCGCGTCTCCGTCAGGCTCGCCGCGCGTGTTCCGGCCGGCGGACTCCAAGTCGTGGGCGCCCATCCCGTGCTCCTCCGACACGTGCAAGTCCTACGtccccttctccctcgccaactgcTCCGCCGGCACCGCCCCCTGCGCCTACGACTACAG GTACAAGGACAACTCGTCGGCCCGCGGCGTGGTGGGCACGGACGCGGCCACCATCGCCCTCTCCGGCTCCAACGGAGGCGGCGGCACGGACAGGAAGGCCAAGCTGCAGGAGGTGGTGCTGGGCTGCACCACCTCCTACGACGGCCAGAGCTTCCAGGCCTCCGACGGCGTGCTCAGCCTCGGCAACAGCAACATCTCCttcgcctcccgcgccgccgcgcgcTTCGGCGGCCGCTTCTCCTACTGCCTCGTCGACCACCTCGCCCCGCGCAACACCTCCAGCTACCTCACCTTCGGCCCCGACGCCTCCAACGGCGCCGCGCAGTCGCcgtcgaggacgccgctgctgctcgACGCCCAGGTGGCCCCGTTCTACGCCGTCACGGTCGACGCCGTCTCCGTCGCCGGGGAGGCGCTCGACATCCCCGCCGACGTGTGGGACGTCAAGAAGAGCGGCGGCGCCATCCTCGACTCCGGCACCAGCCTCACCATCCTCGCCACCCCGGCGTACAAGGCGGTGGTGGCCGCGCTGAGCAAGCAGCTCGCGGGAGTGCCGCGGGTGACCATGGATCCCTTCGAGTACTGCTACAACTGGACGGCCACGAGCACGCCGCCGGCCGTCCCGAGGCTGGAGGTGCGGTTCGCCGGGTCGGCGCGGCTTCAGCCCCCGACCAAGAGCTACGTCATCGACGCGGCGCCCGGCGTCAAGTGCATCGGGCTCCAGGAGGGCATCTGGCCCGGGGTGTCCGTCATCGGCAACATCCTGCAGCAGGAGCACCTCTGGGAGTTCGACCTCGCCAACCGCTGGCTTAGGTTTAAGGAGAGTCGCTGTGCACAGTAA